The following are encoded in a window of Kogia breviceps isolate mKogBre1 chromosome 10, mKogBre1 haplotype 1, whole genome shotgun sequence genomic DNA:
- the C10H3orf22 gene encoding LOW QUALITY PROTEIN: uncharacterized protein C3orf22 homolog (The sequence of the model RefSeq protein was modified relative to this genomic sequence to represent the inferred CDS: inserted 1 base in 1 codon), with the protein MDVKAPKGSHQGKKSKNRTEEKFARNFPYRFSWLTETNAEPPQPWEVTKMSSSLREQLPLQKTLVPTRSIPVRGQGTPDFTPLSSLRPPPSPPSNVWELVLLSRRFPGAAAPXGRCRPPPRGPLLEPDSALPLPRPPAPRDAQGSGSGSSLQAEVTCGEASSPEEPRKGRPAKTRCRFPPPRKVVRVSGCVFSSIRWGDCQFCHV; encoded by the exons ATGGACGTGAAGGCCCCCAAGGGCTCCCACCAGGGTAAGAAGAGTAAGAACAGGACCGAGGAGAAGTTTGCCAGGAACTTTCCGTACAG GTTTTCCTGGCTGACGGAGACCAACGCGGAGCCCCCGCAGCCCTGGGAGGTCACGAAGATGAGCAGCTCGCTGAGGGAGCAGCTGCCCCTGCAGAAGACGTTGGTGCCCACGAGGTCCATCCCAGTCAGAGG GCAGGGGACCCCGGATTTCACGCCACTGTCCAGCCTCCGGCCGCCACCGTCACCACCAAGCAACGTCTGGGAGCTGGTGCTGCTGAGCCGCCGCTTCCCCGGGGCCGCGGCGC CGGGCCGATGCCGCCCGCCGCCCAGGGGCCCCCTCCTGGAGCCCGACTCTGCACTGCCTCTCCCTCGGCCACCCGCCCCCCGGGACGCTCAGGGCAGCGGCTCCGGGAGCTCCCTTCAGGCTGAGGTGACCTGTGGGGAGGCGAGCAGCCCTGAGGAGCCCCGGAAAGGTCGCCCCGCGAAAACACGCTGCAGGTTCCCACCCCCTCGGAAGGTCGTCCGCGTGTCCGGCTGTGTCTTCTCATCCATCAGATGGGGTGACTGTCAGTTCTGCCACGTGTGA